GTTGCGGAACTCGTTCTTCAGCAGGTTGTTCGCGATCGTGTGGATCCACGTCGAGAACTTCCGGCTGGGATCGTAGCTCTCCCGCGCGCGGTGAATGCGAAGGAAAGTGTCCTGCGTAAGGTCCTCCACCCGCTCCTCGTCGTTGAGACGCTTGCGGAGGAAGCCCTGGATTCGCGGCTGGTAGCGCTCCATGAGGAGGCGGAAACCTTCCTCCTCGCCCTGCGTGTAGCGCTGGAAAAGGTCCTCGTCAGTCATCTCCCGCAGCGGAGCATCGCCGTGTGGAAGACGCATGGAAGGGCGCACACCCCGACTCCGGGAGTCGTCCTGGGCCGCGCCGAACTGCGCGGCGGCACTGGTGAGGTCGATGGCGGTTTTCATGACTTCAATATAAGGGAAAACCCCGCGTTTGTCGAGGTCGGTTCACCGCTGAACGAAAACTGCAAGTGTTTGCACGAGCCGAATTTAACATCCCCGTCAACCCCGCGGCAGGGGGGCCCCGGCGCGGGCCCGGGCGCGGGCGTCGGCCACGTTCATCATCATGAACAGGATGGCGCCCAGCGAGAGCTGCAGGTAGAAGGTCAGGAGGCGCCACCCCCCCGTGGCGATCCCCACGATGCTTGCCGGCAGCAGCGCCGAGTACACCAGGTAGAACGCCGCCTCCGCCCCGCCCGCCGCCCCCGGCGTGGGGACGAAGAGCATCGCCGTGAAGATCACCCACTGCAGGAGGAAGAAGAGGACCGGGTCCACCTCCGCCCCCAGGAAGTACGCCACCGCCGTCGCCACCGAGTAGCGCGCGGACCACTGCACCGCCGTCACCCCGAAGGTCAGCGCGAAGCGCCACTTCCCCCGCTCGCGCACCATGGCGAAGACGCTGCGGAAGTCCTGCCGCGTCTTGCGCGACCGCTGGCGGGTGCGGACGGCGCGGCGCAGGCTCCACCAGCGCACCCGGCGCCCCAGGAAGCCGCGCAGCGCCCCCTGCCAGAGCGCCACCACCGCCACAATCGTCAGTACGACGACGGGGAGCACTCCGGATGCCTCGCCCCGCATCTCGCGTCCCATGCGGCGCAGCACGGGGAGCTCCCACGCGCGCGAGACGATGAAGGCGGCCGGGAGCGCGGTGGCGAAGAAGCAGAGGTCTTCCAGGTAGCCCAGGGTGACGATGGAGGCGGCCTCTCCCTTGGTAACCCCCTTCTGCACCATCAT
The DNA window shown above is from Longimicrobium sp. and carries:
- a CDS encoding sigma-70 family RNA polymerase sigma factor, giving the protein MKTAIDLTSAAAQFGAAQDDSRSRGVRPSMRLPHGDAPLREMTDEDLFQRYTQGEEEGFRLLMERYQPRIQGFLRKRLNDEERVEDLTQDTFLRIHRARESYDPSRKFSTWIHTIANNLLKNEFRNRSRRRETTFSEMRPETTASGAPARPVEFAATGHNPEREAYRRELREAIDTAIGRMDEHHRIPFVMREVEDRTYEEIAEEIGIPVGTVKSRLNRARNSFRLLLPVPV
- a CDS encoding lysylphosphatidylglycerol synthase transmembrane domain-containing protein, which codes for MSTAGEEAGESRLSRGLNRVFRTSMILVPFGVLFNLWISWAATDRSVFRRFGELDRRYLYLGIVLALLPWITNTIRILVWARFIGHPLTFRDCFRITLGAELASSVFPTSSGGEVFRWGMMVQKGVTKGEAASIVTLGYLEDLCFFATALPAAFIVSRAWELPVLRRMGREMRGEASGVLPVVVLTIVAVVALWQGALRGFLGRRVRWWSLRRAVRTRQRSRKTRQDFRSVFAMVRERGKWRFALTFGVTAVQWSARYSVATAVAYFLGAEVDPVLFFLLQWVIFTAMLFVPTPGAAGGAEAAFYLVYSALLPASIVGIATGGWRLLTFYLQLSLGAILFMMMNVADARARARAGAPLPRG